From one Coffea eugenioides isolate CCC68of chromosome 11, Ceug_1.0, whole genome shotgun sequence genomic stretch:
- the LOC113752104 gene encoding uncharacterized protein LOC113752104 encodes MGTIAAAYDIVVHCNASKIRIPNVDPSGYSYINLLFDVTEKALSKISGNVNMIMHMRCEIPGKNCTMDVNDDYSNKKTVAIDVDISDDQYGDSSSDSSWRYNPYSDNEDELVLDRVSNDDSEESDTIFFDFEDNEMEIVVLDSESEEGDNSRRQLIRSKMWIYNPKDDIEFEKGQLFTNVDAFRAILKDYVIQKGFPLLRLKNERSRVTAICNAEGCQWRIHASPVADNITFQIKSYQPQHTCVMDKHCVEATSDWMAKKLVGVMRDHPNMTSKGVEAELRKYGVKPSKMQIFRAKNKALNEIEDTHAESYPKLPSYAELLRNNNPNSICKIHYDRPNLLIEPKFLRIFISFRAQKLGFLEGCRPFVGFDGCFLKGPFGGVLLTAVALDANNSIFPIAFVVTECENKDTWRWFFYYFQEFFGPLDNNIPLTFMSDRQKELNLAYEEIFPNATGRHCYRHICSNFKSKFPGILLRSFFWKAAKSYDVVGYNEAMASIKDINIAAWRYLDKIPRSSWCRHVFSSEFKCDHVTNNFTESFNNWVGDLRGKPILTSVDGLRRKFMKKLHKRYQKGCTLTANITPRIAEKLTQISQASRKCEIHMASEDTFEIGDGDRSYIVNLSKRICDCGAFQISGIPCKHAALGIIYRREKLEHYCETWFTRDMYLKAYSEMIHPIPDVKRWPVMPDLLPKTVLPPPLRRAPGRPRVNRRREADEGASSSQPKRSSTLKCGNCGAFGHNKRTCKGQPVHRTTANKTTAELMTNRRGRPGRGMASTGLSGAVLWDYAEGAVPIVHSSQGSNHSPTGHNGGVNVQNNCQTTAAGSNRKRGRPASNNPSTSTIRGAGRTKSTRMYSNPQVPVHSTSDIAENATSVSMNAPPNMNSNSISSTSTFSNWF; translated from the exons ATGGGGACTATTGCTGCTGCATATGACATTGTTGTTCACTGTAATGCAAGCAAAATCAGGATTCCAAATGTTGATCCAAGTGGCTACTCATACATTAACTTGTTGTTTGATGTAACTGAAAAGGCACTGAGCAAGATAAGTGGGAATGTTAACATGATTATGCATATGAGATGTGAAATTCCTGGAAAAAATTGCACGATGGATGTTAATGATGATTATTCT AATAAGAAGACAGTGGCTATAGATGTTGATATCTCAGATGATCAGTATGGAGATTCTAGCTCTGATTCTTCATGGAGATACAATCCGTATAGTGACAATGAGGATGAATTAGTTCTGGATAGGGTCTCAAATGATGATAGTGAGGAAAGTGATActattttttttgattttgaagaCAATGAAATGGAAATTGTGGTGCTTGATTCTGAAAGTGAGGAAGGGGATAATTCTAGGAGACAGTTAATAAGATCAAAGATGTGGATTTACAATCCTAAAGATGACATAGAATTTGAGAAGGGTCAATTATTCACCAATGTGGATGCATTTAGAGCTATTTTAAAAGATTATGTTATTCAAAAAGGTTTTCCACTTCTGAGATTGAAAAATGAGAGATCGAGAGTGACTGCTATATGCAATGCTGAGGGATGCCAGTGGAGAATACATGCATCACCAGTGGCTGATAATATAACTTTTCAGATTAAAAGTTACCAACCACAGCACACTTGTGTGATGGATAAACACTGTGTTGAAGCCACTTCTGATTGGATGGCCAAGAAGCTGGTTGGTGTCATGAGAGATCATCCTAATATGACCAGCAAAGGTGTAGAGGCAGAGTTGAGAAAGTATGGTGTGAAGCCAAGTAAAATGCAGATTTTCAGAGCTAAGAACAAAGCACTTAATGAAATAGAAGACACACATGCTGAATCTTATCCTAAACTCCCCTCATATGCTGAACTGTTAAGGAACAATAATCCCAATAGCATTTGTAAAATACATTATGATAGGCCAAATCTGTTAATTGAGCCTAAATTTCTGAGAATATTCATTAGCTTTAGAGCTCAAAAGCTGGGATTCCTAGAAGGTTGTAGACCTTTTGTAGGATTTGATGGGTGTTTCTTGAAGGGTCCATTTGGAGGTGTGCTTCTCACAGCAGTTGCTTTGGATGCAAACAACAGCATTTTTCCAATAGCATTTGTTGTAACTGAATGCGAGAACAAGGATACTTGGAGATGGTTCTTCTACTACTTTCAAGAGTTCTTTGGACCATTAGACAACAACATCCCTTTAACTTTCATGAGTGATAGGCAGAAGGAACTGAATCTTGCTTATGAGGAGATATTTCCTAATGCAACTGGTAGGCATTGTTATAGGCATATATGTAGCAATTTCAAATCTAAATTTCCAGGAATATTACTTAGAAGTTTCTTTTGGAAGGCAGCAAAAAGTTATGATGTTGTTGGCTATAATGAAGCAATGGCAAGTATTAAAGATATTAACATTGCTGCTTGGAGATATTTGGACAAAATTCCAAGAAGTTCCTGGTGTAGGCATGTCTTCTCATCTGAATTTAAGTGTGATCATGTAACAAATAATTTCACTGAATCCTTTAATAATTGGGTTGGTGATCTTAGAGGAAAGCCTATACTGACATCAGTGGATGGTTTGAGGAGAAAGTTCATGAAAAAGTTGCACAAGAGGTACCAGAAAGGTTGCACTTTGACTGCTAATATCACTCCCAGGATTGCTGAGAAACTCACACAGATTAGCCAAGCATCAAGAAAATGTGAGATACATATGGCTAGTGAAGATACATTCGAGATTGGTGATGGTGACAGAAGCTACATAGTTAATCTCAGCAAAAGAATCTGTGATTGTGGTGCTTTTCAGATATCTGGAATTCCATGTAAACATGCAGCATTGGGAATTATTTACAGGAGAGAAAAATTGGAACATTACTGTGAAACCTGGTTCACGAGGGACATGTATTTGAAGGCATACTCAGAAATGATTCATCCTATTCCTGATGTGAAAAGGTGGCCTGTGATGCCTGATTTACTCCCAAAAACTGTGTTGCCACCTCCTTTGCGAAGAGCTCCTGGTAGACCAAGAGTAAATCGAAGAAGGGAAGCTGATGAGGGAGCTTCCTCTTCACAACCAAAAAGGAGCAGCACTCTCAAGTGTGGCAATTGTGGAGCTTTTGGTCATAATAAGAGGACCTGCAAAGGACAACCTGTGCACAGAACGACTGCAAACAAAACCACAGCTGAACTg ATGACAAATAGGAGAGGTAGGCCAGGCAGAGGAATGGCCAGCACAGGCTTATCAGGAGCTGTACTTTGG GATTATGCAGAAGGAGCAGTACCTATAGTTCACTCCAGTCAAGGGAGCAATCATAGTCCTACTGGTCATAATGGAGGTGTTAACGTGCAGAATAATTGTCAAACTACTGCTGCAGGCTCTAACAGAAAG AGAGGAAGGCCTGCTTCAAACAATCCTTCTACTTCAACAATCAGAGGTGCTGGTAGGACCAAAAGTACTAGAATGTACTCCAATCCTCAGGTTCCAGTTCATTCGACTTCTGACATAGCTGAAAATGCTACATCTGTCAGCATGAATGCACCACCAAATATGAACTCCAATAGCATTAGCAGTACCAGCACTTTCAGTAATTGGTTTTGA